The DNA sequence gacaAAAGGAATACATTTCCTTTctcaaagtaaataaaaatgggtTTTAATCAAGTCCTAAAACGTGTAGCAgtctaattttaaatttattttttatcatgCTTATCGTCAAGCCAATGATGTGGCTCATAATTTAactaaatttattttaatttttaggagTTATAGTTCATGGGGGACTGTTCCCCTGATTTTTTTAGTGAGAGATTGCACTATTGTTTAATGTTCAACAAAGAGCTTACTAtttactccaaaaaaaaaaattaaaggagaAGGATGACGAAAACGGACGAAAAAGGTGAGATTCAGATTTGGGTGTGTGGTGTGTTCTTGGATCTGCGtttgagtgagtgagtgagagatagagagacagagaacaaaaaaatcaaaagcataAAAGATGGAGACAAATAGATTAAACTCACAGAGCGGCAAAGACCCCGCTCAATCGTATGCAAGGAAATGAAAAGTATATACAAGGGGTTTCACACGTTTTTAAATTTGGCAaaccaaatgcaaggaatttatgTTTTCCTTGCATGTTATGCTAACTAAATGCAAGGAACTATGGTATTCTTTGTACAATATAACCTATTGTAAATAATTTATCAATCCTCGCATATCAATTCGTTGTATAAACCCAAATTCGTTGTAGTGATACCATTGGGTACGGAGACTTTTCTTGCAATGAAGATTacaactcctctctctctctctctctctctctctctctctctgctctgTTTGCAATGAAGAGCGAATGACGCGTTTGTGGGTTGGAAGACGTTTATATAGAAAGTCGGTGGTGTTTGGGAATCCGTATCCCTATAGAAAAGGAAGAAATTAGGAAGCTTTGTTATTCTGGCAAATGGCTGTTGTGCATGGATCTCAAGCTGCTGATCCCCAATTCagaatggaaaatagaaactgacaAAAGGAATACATTTCCCTTctcaaagtaaataaaaatgggtTTTAATCAAGTCCTAAAACGTGTAGCACAgtctaattttaaatttattttgtaTCATGCTTATCGTCAAGCCAATGATGTGGCTCATAATTTAactaaatttattttaatttttaggagTTATAGTTCATGGGGGACTGTTCCCCCTGATTTTTTTAGTGAGAGATTGCATTATAGTTTAATGTTCAACAAAGAGCTGActatttactcaaaaaaaaaatttaataaataaataaataatcacCCTACTAAAGCCTATTAGTGCAGGTGATTTAGTTAGTGGTATCTATATGGTAATTCtggtatataaaaaaaaattaagaataaaAGTGCCAGGAGTTGAACCTGAAAATTCAATTTCCAAAGTTTAGTAAAGAGCCATATCAGATGCTTGTTAAACTATTCATATGCTTTCCGTTCTGTTAATAGTTGTTGATAAGCCATTCTCTGCTTGAAAAGCATTGTCTTGGATCACAAAGAAGATTTGAGCCtataaaacccacatcagtatTCATCTAATATGAAGACCATGACAAGAACCATGATTTGTAAGGGATACTTAACATAACCATGATCTACCAGGTACTGGTTGTCCCTTCTCTAAAATCAAAACATTGAAATGGGATTCATCTTTTAACCCAAATTAAAACATTACAGTAAAAATATATTGTATTAGAAGGTCAGTGGTAGAATAGTTTAATTGTCCTGTACAGATCCATTATGTAGTTTGCAGCAGACGATTCAGTACATAGGCATTTTTCACCGGCAGACCATCATTTGTGCAGAAAAGGGAACGACTGATTTTAGAGAAGAATTTAGGGGTGTTATTTTCTCAATTATTTATGTGCAACTTTTAGGCATGCTCTTGTTTAGGAATTTGGCCGGCATGTTCATTGTCCGGGAACTGGGTTTATGACCTTGTTTAGCTAAAACCGAAATATAAGAAAAACACAAGCATAACATATGAAAAGATTGTTCTTCTGTATATACTTTTGGGGACCAAAGAAGTAAGATTTCTTCAAACAAAAGAGTAACTGCCATCAATAAGCAAAAACTTACACAACTTTCTTTTGAATCACACGCGGTAGGACTAGACTAGTATCAACATCCATTAGGAAATAGCAATGGATGAAAATTTTCAGTACTCTAAGGTAGCGTTCTTCTCATGAATCCTACACAAAGTAGGAATAGATCAACTGTAGACCTTTACAAAAAAAACATGTCTTAGAAGCTTTTCCGCTGTGGACCTCTTCTTGCCTAGTCAACAACCTAGAAAATCCGATGCAGCACTTAGAGAATTTATCAATGTCAGGCTCCATTTCCTCAACAAGATCCAAGATATCACAATCGAGATGGTAAATATGCTCCCATGTGCGCTTTCCTATGAGGATCTGAAGAACTGTACAGCCCACAGCCGAAATGTCATTTGACTGCAGATAGAAAGGAGCTGTAACCCCTATAAGGACCACAGCCAATGCGGTACGCACTTAGGCTTCcaatattttgtaatttgaaaTCTCAAGCCCTACACCCCTTTTcgaatttaatagtttttactCCAACTACTAGTAATtttgacaacaacaacaaaaaaaaagtactaTTAATTTGCTGTGGGAAATATACAAGATGTTGCTAGGCTTTCTCACCAGTGGCAGACACGGAAGGAATTACTCAACTGTTGCCAATCAACCTATTTCTGTTGCCATTGATGCTAGCAGATCTGATTTCCAATTCTATTCAAACGGTCTATTCACAGGAACCTGTGGAATGAGCCTAGACAATTGCATTACCACTGTCAGTTATGGCGTCAGCGATGATGGAGCTAAGTGTTGGTTTCTGAAGAACTCATGAGGGCCAGAATGGGGTGAAGAAGGGtacataaaaatgcaaagagATGTAGATGCACAGGAAGATCTCTGTGGTATTGCTATGGAAGCTTCTACCCACTGCATAATATACAATCAAATGAAATCAATGCCCACAATCCTTTCTAGGTCTGCATTAAAATATGTACATGAACTTAAAAAGGTACCACACATCTGTAAGAAAAGTAGGAAGTATAATTAGTACAGAAAGAACCTCTTTTTCTGTTTAGTTGAATTATCCAACTATGCATGTCTACAAAGAAGTGAGAAATACAAACCATGATTTTTATTCTTGATTCCCCCTAATAGCTATGAGATGACAAAGTGTGAAAAAATGAGAACCCAGAAAAGGAGGGCGAGAGAGGGTAATACCTGGTAGTATGGAATTGACAAAGACAACCAAGCTACAGACCGTCCTCACTTCATGACGCCAACTATCTGTTGTCCTACTTGAGAGGAGCGAACACAGTACAGTACCATTTAAACCCAGCCATCTCAACCTGTTAAAATAACACAACAGTCTAATCCTCGTTTCAGGTCCAAGTTGGACTAATCTCCAGTCCAAGGACAAGCCAAACATAAGACTAATGTAACTGCACCAAACTTGCCTTTAAATTACATCAAATGAGCAACCATTTTCAGGTTTAAGTATAACTTGATTGATAATATTTCATCCTTGTCTAGAGTTCATGCATAATATCATGCACTACTGACTTTTGAAGGCAAAGCTATCACATACTACTGTAATGGGAAAACACAATGAAGACCAAGGGAGATTTGTAACATAAAGCTTAAACATATATTACTTTATAAGAAAACCCATCAGGTTTCTGTGTATACAGAAGAAGTCAAGGAACAAATTACAGGCTAACCGACACTTTCAATACTAGAGTGAAAGCCATGCATTAGGGGGAAAACACCACTGGATGCATGTTGCTGTGTCTACAAGAACAAAATCCTAAGTCCTAACCGACAGTTCTGGTACTAGAGTGAAAACCATGCATCAGAGTGAAAAGTAACACCAGATGCATGTTTCTGTGTCTGCAATGGAACAAAATAGAGACTAACCGACGACGCTTTTGGTACTAGAGCAAGAATCATGCATGTTTCTGTGTTTACACAGCCTTGTCCAACACAGGTGAAGGGGAGGAACTTGCATCCTTTGCACCATTGctcaattctttcatttctttggcACCATCTCTAACAGAGGGTTCAATATCAACTTTTGCACTCTCTTCCTTAGACAAGTTCATAGCCTCAGGTGTGATCTGCGTAGAGTCAATACCAGTCTTCATATCTGCCTTCAACTTGCCAGCATATATTTCACCTTCATCATCCGTCAACCTGTCAATTTCCTTGGACTTGTCATCCCGTGTTTCATCTTTAATAGGCTCACTAACTGTAGAACGGTCTGCAGATTTACTGTCAGACTTCATACACTCAACAGTGGATAAGCCAGCTGAGGCTCCAGTTCTAGATATCCTTCAAAAAAGTTTTAGTTAAGGAAGAATAATTACAAATTACACGACAGTATGCAAACCAACAATGGGAAAAGATTTAAAAGTAGATGAAAAGGAAAGCAATTATACAAACCAACCTTTTCAAGGAGAAACCAGCATTTGCTTGCTTAGATGACTCTGATTTTGCTTTCCGCTTCCTCTTTTGTGGTCTGATTGAAACGAACAACAAATGATTAATTAAGCTAGAACATAAAATATACATGGTAGCAGCCACAGTGAAAGGTGGGGCAGTACCATTTAGGATCAAGAGCAGTGATTTATGAGCTACATATATACTGCATGAAAATTTTGACTGTTCAATTAAAGGTGTGCTTCTTTGCATTGCTAGAGTTAAATACAATGCAAAGCCTATTGCAACCGATTCTTTAAATTATATTATcttattatttgtttgtttttcaatACCCAGAAATCCCCAAACACGATTGGCTGACCCGGGCAGGAGCCTCCTGCCGAACCCTAGGAAACTCTAGCAAATAGGTAGGTAGGTACCGTGAGGTCAAACCCCAGACCACAAGGGAGTAGACTATGGCCTGACATTTCCTACTACCCTTGTTTGAAATAAATCAGATTTATTATATCAAGCACCAAAAGGAAACAACATAACATGATAAATATTACAGTGACAGAATACGTCCAAAATTTTCTTAGGGAAACCACACAGTGGTCATATAATTGTCATCTGATTATGAACTCCACGAAATAAGATACCTTGCCCATGTACTTTtgcaaaaacccagaaaatcaaacaaaaggatTTGTCCAGATCACAAGGGAACTTCTGGTGCAAGTACCGCGCAACTAACCAAACTAGAGATTTCAAAAACTGCATATGCTGCAGTCCTCTTAAACTAAGATTGATATTACTTGAGAAATAGTACTTACATGTCAGAAGCATCAGTCTTTGGTGTATCACTCTTTTGTCCCAGTTGTATACATGGCTAAATTGcaataaaataatttattttagaATAAGGTttttaaaaatgagaaatgtagacaaatgaaaaatgagaaatgtagACAAATGACGGTAcaattaagggaaaaaaaagtacTTACATCTTTTGAATCATCTCCAATCAGTTGCCACCGTTGCTTTCGAAGGTTCAGGTTTTCTTTCTCCCCATCATTATAAAGCACCTGCACAAGACGTAATTAAAGGaagaacaattcaaaacaacaatatGCATATACGTGGAAGCAAGTTCTGAAACTGAGGCTAAACTGAAAGATGTCATGCTAGATTATCACAGATTAACACGCGGGCCAGAGGGTACTCAGTGAGGCAACCGCCTCTGCCCCAAATTTTCCGGCCACTCGTATAGTTAACCAGCAGTATACTAAAATTTTCAATACCTACTAGtattttcaggaaaaaaaaaaaaaaagaacgtaATGTTTAACACTTGCAGTAAGCGttaagagttaccaaaagaacaATCAAACCCAACATATTGAAAGTTAAATGTGTAGTGAAATACATTTCTTTTTTCACTTGCTGTCTCTCTCTCCTATTGATTGAAAAGCACGGCTTGAAAATATAATCAAAAGCTCAGCAACTATAATACTCAAGAGAGCTCCTTTATAAaggataaaataaaaactagttCCATATGGTGATTCTTTGAAACTCACCAAGTGCTTCTTTTTAACAGTGTCGTAGGAACGAACAACACCATCATAATACCTGCATTGTAAGAAATACCATATGAGAAACAAACATACTGGAACTTTTGCACTCATGTGCAATATGCGTTGGTGGGAACAAATAAAGAAAGCATTAATTAACATAGCCTTGGCCTAAGTACTCTGGAACTTCTGGCAGCTTGGGAAAGCCAGAAATATTACTCAAAAGTCTAGTGAAAATAAGAACCGATTCCTCGTCATCATGGTAAAATTACCAGTAATTATAAAACCATAAACAAAAAGGCTAATTTTCTCTTGAGCTAAGCATATCATAATTCTAATATGCGCAAGACTACTTCACTAGTTACTCTCAAATACCCAAGAGTCTTAGAAACCTTTTAATATTTTACTTACGACTATTTTGATGTATGATGATAACACATGCTAATGGCACTAGTGATGATTATATGCTAGCACATACAGTTAACATTCACTAACAGTGAAGATCAACAAATTCACATGAATCATAGAACATTATACTTGTAATCAGTTCTGAAGTACTCACGTTTTGTCCTGCGGCCACCAAACCTTTATTCCTTTGCCAACTAAGCGGTCATCAGGATCGGGCATTGGATTAGCCTGAATTTGAAAAGttaaattaaaacccaaaaaaaaaaaaaaaaaaaagtcagagAGCGAGATTATAACATATAATAGGTCCACCTTTCCCCCTTCCTGGATGTATTAAGGGGGAAAGGTGGACCTCTGATATATAGTGAAACACCAGTTACAAAGTaaacaaaacaagcaacatttTGTTGATGACATGAAACCAATTATTTTTACATATAGTAGACTAATATTTAACAACTTAGTGACAGAAAACAAGAATAGGATTAACGTTCTATTTCAACGTTCAGTAATGAAATGTGTAACATCATGTTAAAAGATGTAACTATTGGCAGAACCATAACTACAGGAAGGCATGTATAACCTAATTTGAGGCTAAGAGGATTTTCTAAGTTTGGAAAACTACCCCATGGTCCAACTCCCAAGTCCAATATGTCAGCTCCTTGAGATACCACTTCACCAAATTACATGTAATGATAACTATAAAGAGGGAGGTCTGAGAAGCTTGGAGCATCGGAGGACTCCAGAGATCAGAATGTACACCTTGGATCCATATCCAGTGTGAGATCATTGAAAACTTACTTCCAGTTACAACTCATAAAGACTACTCTTACGTCACTCTTTATATACAAGTAAGGAGCACAAAAGGGGGGCATGTCAATATTTTAAGATAGCCATACTGCTAAATTGCAATTAACTTTTGGTTTATAGTTTCACAGTCTTCAATAAGAATCAAGGCAAGGATGTAACAGATGATTGAGACACCAAACTGTAACTCATCATACCAGTCAAActgcaattgaaaaaaaaaaaactaacaaacaaacaaataataataataattacctCTTCCTTTCCAATGGAACGCTTCCTCTTGCGTACAATCTTAGGGGTTCCTTCAACAACATTTTTATCTCCCTCCAATTTTGCCTCACACTTGGAAAACTTCTGCAAAGTGGAAAATTATAAAGAGGATGCAGAAAAAACAACAGAACAAAAGGATAAGTCCTGACAGGTAAAATTTCAATGTCATCAGTCAAGTACCTTGCTAAGAGATCCTTCAGCACTATCTTTACTAGGAGCATCATCCCGCCTACGTTTCTTGATACCCTTTATAGCTGATTGATCCTTAATACTCCCAGTATCATACTGTAGAGCTGGCTCTTGCTGCCGTTTTTGCTCGGGATCACATGGGACTGGTGACTCTTTTTCTGTGACTACTACATGTGCAGAAGCAAGAAAGGTCTCCTGATTTATTTTTGCAGCAAGCTTTCTCGGCCGCCCCCTTGGTTTTGTTTCACTCACATTCCCAGTCCCAACCTTTTGCACAGCCGACTGATCATTGATATTCCCAGTTCCAAGAGTCAAAGCTGACTCTTGTTGTTTTTCCTCCTGATCACATGGAACTGCAGATTCCTTCTCTGTGCCAACATGTACAGAAGCAATAATGGtctcatcatttgttttggCACGAAATTTTCTAGGGCGTCCCCGTGATTTTGCTTTTAAGCTACTTGTCTCCTTAGATTCCATATTCAAGGTATCCATTGATCGTGGACTTTTCTCTTCAGCCTGAGCACTCAAAAAATCTCCCTTCGCAGCTGAAAGGGAAGTAGGATTAGCTTCTTGTTGTGCTATGGCTACTTGCTTCTTTGGCCGACCCCTTCTGGATTCGGTTCCCTCAGGATGGCCATTTTGTAGAAACGAAGATGCAGATCCTATCTCCCCTTCTATTTTAGGTTGAGCATTTGGTGGCTCAGTCACTTTTTGATGTGTAGATGGCAAAGTGGATGGCTGAGTCACTTCTTTAAGTGTCGATGGCAAAGTGGATGACAAAGTGACCTTCAAACGAAGATGGTCTTCAGTAGGTAAACTATTAGATCCCTTTTCATGGGACTTCCTGTTGCCAGCTGATTTTGGAGATTTTTTTCCAGAATGCATCCAATAATTCTCGTAGCCTTCCTCTGGATTCATTAAAGAATTTGGCTTCCGGCCTCTCTTTTTTGGAGCTGAATATGgctcaatttctgatttttcctctgGATCCATTGAAGAACTGGGCCTTTTGGCTTTCTTTTTGGTACCTGAATCTGGCTCAGTTACTGATTTGACAGCCTTCACGGAGAATGTTTTGTTGGGTTGAGCACCATCTTGTGAATCAACCTCCTTGGAATGTTTAGTAAGATGACAACGCTGTAATGTTTTAGAAGAGTCACGTAAAACTATATGTTCATCACGAGCGGAAGCAGGCACAGATTTGTCAATTGCTGAAGGACAAGCAGCATCAGCAGTAACTACCTCTGTCACCTGGTTAATAGAGAAGTTTGAATCAATCAAGTGTATATGTAtgggaaaaaaaagagagagacagagaataGGGGATGATATGAATAGGCATAACAGTCGCATACATGGGATGGTTCATTTTGGAGACCTTTATACCAACTAGTTTATATTTTCCTTAAGAATCAGAGTGCAGTCAGAACTTCCATCTATTATTCTCACTTAAGAGACCCACTTTTCATAGTGACACATGCATACACAGGACATATGTCAAAAACTACATCACACATCCTTCCTCCTAAGATGTGTACCTGACATAACATGTACTATATGCCAGGAAATGCTatcaaatttattaaataaaatttaGAAGAAAATAGAATAGCTAGGTAGACAGGAGAGGATTTATCTCATTGAAGCTATGACCGCCTCAATGTGTTTGAcagtgtgtgtgagagagagagagagagacagaccaCAAAAGGAACACACAGAATTTGTCTCAAATAATAAAAAGATATTATATATACAGATATGTACATGTAGACATGTTATGTgtgtataaaaaaatataaaaaataaaaacttttgcAGGAGAAATAGGGCTTCCAATTCAACTTGAAGAGATGATACATAACAAGACAAGGCAATGGATTAAGCATAAGCacacaaaacagaagaaaaaggaaatccATATGGAAGTACACTAAACTTGATGTAAACTTCCCTTTATTCATGCAAATGTACTATTATTACACAATATCACTTGTTTAACATACCAGATTCTTTGCAGAATCATTGACATGATCAAGTTTGAGGGCACcagatccattttggcatataGAAGCCACTATATGAGCATAATCGTCCATAGCAGTACCCATGGACTTCACTGCCTCCATGAGGTACGGTTTAACCTTAGCAGAACAATTATCGAGTACTGTCTCCCCCAATTTCCAAGAAAAAGGCGAAACAT is a window from the Rosa chinensis cultivar Old Blush chromosome 2, RchiOBHm-V2, whole genome shotgun sequence genome containing:
- the LOC112188531 gene encoding uncharacterized protein LOC112188531 isoform X3, which produces MYKIILDIPLIDHKFYLQEEMKEFKLGTSFNIGERYINLLITNNQQIRVLSTQTMTSKASKIKVSEFETQNHQTKGSSGVLTMSSSKKELEEQLKQAGHSLLKPPSNTDELLKLLDEVEDLLSDVGQAPSTSLQDALLPTMTALISTELLRHSHMDVKVSVASCITEITRITAPEAPYNDEQMKEIFKLTVAAFENLAHLSSRSYKKAASILRVVAKVRSSVMMLDLDCYTLIAEMFQYFLNIIQSNHPHAVFSDMQTIMTMVLDEIHESEEIPLELLKILLSSVRKENQNVSPFSWKLGETVLDNCSAKVKPYLMEAVKSMGTAMDDYAHIVASICQNGSGALKLDHVNDSAKNLVTEVVTADAACPSAIDKSVPASARDEHIVLRDSSKTLQRCHLTKHSKEVDSQDGAQPNKTFSVKAVKSVTEPDSGTKKKAKRPSSSMDPEEKSEIEPYSAPKKRGRKPNSLMNPEEGYENYWMHSGKKSPKSAGNRKSHEKGSNSLPTEDHLRLKVTLSSTLPSTLKEVTQPSTLPSTHQKVTEPPNAQPKIEGEIGSASSFLQNGHPEGTESRRGRPKKQVAIAQQEANPTSLSAAKGDFLSAQAEEKSPRSMDTLNMESKETSSLKAKSRGRPRKFRAKTNDETIIASVHVGTEKESAVPCDQEEKQQESALTLGTGNINDQSAVQKVGTGNVSETKPRGRPRKLAAKINQETFLASAHVVVTEKESPVPCDPEQKRQQEPALQYDTGSIKDQSAIKGIKKRRRDDAPSKDSAEGSLSKKFSKCEAKLEGDKNVVEGTPKIVRKRKRSIGKEEANPMPDPDDRLVGKGIKVWWPQDKTYYDGVVRSYDTVKKKHLVLYNDGEKENLNLRKQRWQLIGDDSKDPCIQLGQKSDTPKTDASDIPQKRKRKAKSESSKQANAGFSLKRTGASAGLSTVECMKSDSKSADRSTVSEPIKDETRDDKSKEIDRLTDDEGEIYAGKLKADMKTGIDSTQITPEAMNLSKEESAKVDIEPSVRDGAKEMKELSNGAKDASSSPSPVLDKAV
- the LOC112188531 gene encoding uncharacterized protein LOC112188531 isoform X2: MYKIILDIPLIDHKFYLQEEMKEFKLGTSFNIGERYINLLITNNQQIRVLSTQTMTSKASKIKVSEFETQNHQTKGSSGVLTMSSSKKELEEQLKQAGHSLLKPPSNTDELLKLLDEVEDLLSDVGQAPSTSLQDALLPTMTALISTELLRHSHMDVKVSVASCITEITRITAPEAPYNDEQMKEIFKLTVAAFENLAHLSSRSYKKAASILRVVAKVRSSVMMLDLDCYTLIAEMFQYFLNIIQSNHPHAVFSDMQTIMTMVLDEIHESEEIPLELLKILLSSVRKENQNVSPFSWKLGETVLDNCSAKVKPYLMEAVKSMGTAMDDYAHIVASICQNGSGALKLDHVNDSAKNLVTEVVTADAACPSAIDKSVPASARDEHIVLRDSSKTLQRCHLTKHSKEVDSQDGAQPNKTFSVKAVKSVTEPDSGTKKKAKRPSSSMDPEEKSEIEPYSAPKKRGRKPNSLMNPEEGYENYWMHSGKKSPKSAGNRKSHEKGSNSLPTEDHLRLKVTLSSTLPSTLKEVTQPSTLPSTHQKVTEPPNAQPKIEGEIGSASSFLQNGHPEGTESRRGRPKKQVAIAQQEANPTSLSAAKGDFLSAQAEEKSPRSMDTLNMESKETSSLKAKSRGRPRKFRAKTNDETIIASVHVGTEKESAVPCDQEEKQQESALTLGTGNINDQSAVQKVGTGNVSETKPRGRPRKLAAKINQETFLASAHVVVTEKESPVPCDPEQKRQQEPALQYDTGSIKDQSAIKGIKKRRRDDAPSKDSAEGSLSKFSKCEAKLEGDKNVVEGTPKIVRKRKRSIGKEEANPMPDPDDRLVGKGIKVWWPQDKTYYDGVVRSYDTVKKKHLVLYNDGEKENLNLRKQRWQLIGDDSKDPCIQLGQKSDTPKTDASDIPQKRKRKAKSESSKQANAGFSLKRISRTGASAGLSTVECMKSDSKSADRSTVSEPIKDETRDDKSKEIDRLTDDEGEIYAGKLKADMKTGIDSTQITPEAMNLSKEESAKVDIEPSVRDGAKEMKELSNGAKDASSSPSPVLDKAV
- the LOC112188531 gene encoding uncharacterized protein LOC112188531 isoform X1, whose protein sequence is MYKIILDIPLIDHKFYLQEEMKEFKLGTSFNIGERYINLLITNNQQIRVLSTQTMTSKASKIKVSEFETQNHQTKGSSGVLTMSSSKKELEEQLKQAGHSLLKPPSNTDELLKLLDEVEDLLSDVGQAPSTSLQDALLPTMTALISTELLRHSHMDVKVSVASCITEITRITAPEAPYNDEQMKEIFKLTVAAFENLAHLSSRSYKKAASILRVVAKVRSSVMMLDLDCYTLIAEMFQYFLNIIQSNHPHAVFSDMQTIMTMVLDEIHESEEIPLELLKILLSSVRKENQNVSPFSWKLGETVLDNCSAKVKPYLMEAVKSMGTAMDDYAHIVASICQNGSGALKLDHVNDSAKNLVTEVVTADAACPSAIDKSVPASARDEHIVLRDSSKTLQRCHLTKHSKEVDSQDGAQPNKTFSVKAVKSVTEPDSGTKKKAKRPSSSMDPEEKSEIEPYSAPKKRGRKPNSLMNPEEGYENYWMHSGKKSPKSAGNRKSHEKGSNSLPTEDHLRLKVTLSSTLPSTLKEVTQPSTLPSTHQKVTEPPNAQPKIEGEIGSASSFLQNGHPEGTESRRGRPKKQVAIAQQEANPTSLSAAKGDFLSAQAEEKSPRSMDTLNMESKETSSLKAKSRGRPRKFRAKTNDETIIASVHVGTEKESAVPCDQEEKQQESALTLGTGNINDQSAVQKVGTGNVSETKPRGRPRKLAAKINQETFLASAHVVVTEKESPVPCDPEQKRQQEPALQYDTGSIKDQSAIKGIKKRRRDDAPSKDSAEGSLSKKFSKCEAKLEGDKNVVEGTPKIVRKRKRSIGKEEANPMPDPDDRLVGKGIKVWWPQDKTYYDGVVRSYDTVKKKHLVLYNDGEKENLNLRKQRWQLIGDDSKDPCIQLGQKSDTPKTDASDIPQKRKRKAKSESSKQANAGFSLKRISRTGASAGLSTVECMKSDSKSADRSTVSEPIKDETRDDKSKEIDRLTDDEGEIYAGKLKADMKTGIDSTQITPEAMNLSKEESAKVDIEPSVRDGAKEMKELSNGAKDASSSPSPVLDKAV
- the LOC112188531 gene encoding uncharacterized protein LOC112188531 isoform X5, producing MSSSKKELEEQLKQAGHSLLKPPSNTDELLKLLDEVEDLLSDVGQAPSTSLQDALLPTMTALISTELLRHSHMDVKVSVASCITEITRITAPEAPYNDEQMKEIFKLTVAAFENLAHLSSRSYKKAASILRVVAKVRSSVMMLDLDCYTLIAEMFQYFLNIIQSNHPHAVFSDMQTIMTMVLDEIHESEEIPLELLKILLSSVRKENQNVSPFSWKLGETVLDNCSAKVKPYLMEAVKSMGTAMDDYAHIVASICQNGSGALKLDHVNDSAKNLVTEVVTADAACPSAIDKSVPASARDEHIVLRDSSKTLQRCHLTKHSKEVDSQDGAQPNKTFSVKAVKSVTEPDSGTKKKAKRPSSSMDPEEKSEIEPYSAPKKRGRKPNSLMNPEEGYENYWMHSGKKSPKSAGNRKSHEKGSNSLPTEDHLRLKVTLSSTLPSTLKEVTQPSTLPSTHQKVTEPPNAQPKIEGEIGSASSFLQNGHPEGTESRRGRPKKQVAIAQQEANPTSLSAAKGDFLSAQAEEKSPRSMDTLNMESKETSSLKAKSRGRPRKFRAKTNDETIIASVHVGTEKESAVPCDQEEKQQESALTLGTGNINDQSAVQKVGTGNVSETKPRGRPRKLAAKINQETFLASAHVVVTEKESPVPCDPEQKRQQEPALQYDTGSIKDQSAIKGIKKRRRDDAPSKDSAEGSLSKKFSKCEAKLEGDKNVVEGTPKIVRKRKRSIGKEEANPMPDPDDRLVGKGIKVWWPQDKTYYDGVVRSYDTVKKKHLVLYNDGEKENLNLRKQRWQLIGDDSKDPCIQLGQKSDTPKTDASDIPQKRKRKAKSESSKQANAGFSLKRISRTGASAGLSTVECMKSDSKSADRSTVSEPIKDETRDDKSKEIDRLTDDEGEIYAGKLKADMKTGIDSTQITPEAMNLSKEESAKVDIEPSVRDGAKEMKELSNGAKDASSSPSPVLDKAV
- the LOC112188531 gene encoding uncharacterized protein LOC112188531 isoform X4 — translated: MYKIILDIPLIDHKFYLQEEMKEFKLGTSFNIGERYINLLITNNQQIRVLSTQTMTSKASKIKEVEDLLSDVGQAPSTSLQDALLPTMTALISTELLRHSHMDVKVSVASCITEITRITAPEAPYNDEQMKEIFKLTVAAFENLAHLSSRSYKKAASILRVVAKVRSSVMMLDLDCYTLIAEMFQYFLNIIQSNHPHAVFSDMQTIMTMVLDEIHESEEIPLELLKILLSSVRKENQNVSPFSWKLGETVLDNCSAKVKPYLMEAVKSMGTAMDDYAHIVASICQNGSGALKLDHVNDSAKNLVTEVVTADAACPSAIDKSVPASARDEHIVLRDSSKTLQRCHLTKHSKEVDSQDGAQPNKTFSVKAVKSVTEPDSGTKKKAKRPSSSMDPEEKSEIEPYSAPKKRGRKPNSLMNPEEGYENYWMHSGKKSPKSAGNRKSHEKGSNSLPTEDHLRLKVTLSSTLPSTLKEVTQPSTLPSTHQKVTEPPNAQPKIEGEIGSASSFLQNGHPEGTESRRGRPKKQVAIAQQEANPTSLSAAKGDFLSAQAEEKSPRSMDTLNMESKETSSLKAKSRGRPRKFRAKTNDETIIASVHVGTEKESAVPCDQEEKQQESALTLGTGNINDQSAVQKVGTGNVSETKPRGRPRKLAAKINQETFLASAHVVVTEKESPVPCDPEQKRQQEPALQYDTGSIKDQSAIKGIKKRRRDDAPSKDSAEGSLSKKFSKCEAKLEGDKNVVEGTPKIVRKRKRSIGKEEANPMPDPDDRLVGKGIKVWWPQDKTYYDGVVRSYDTVKKKHLVLYNDGEKENLNLRKQRWQLIGDDSKDPCIQLGQKSDTPKTDASDIPQKRKRKAKSESSKQANAGFSLKRISRTGASAGLSTVECMKSDSKSADRSTVSEPIKDETRDDKSKEIDRLTDDEGEIYAGKLKADMKTGIDSTQITPEAMNLSKEESAKVDIEPSVRDGAKEMKELSNGAKDASSSPSPVLDKAV